The following coding sequences lie in one Listeria ivanovii subsp. londoniensis genomic window:
- a CDS encoding SDR family oxidoreductase — protein sequence MKNENPLNKYYSGKFEKQLQPYPGLQSKMNPVPDTGEDTYQGANKLVGKKAFVTGGDSGIGRAAVIAYAREGADVAINYHPDEELDAQEVKEIVEKSGRKCILLPGDLRDENFAKEVVKKAVKELGGLDILVLNAGMQQYELDIQKLSSTQLRDTFEVNVFSVVFAIQEALNYLKTGASIIVTSSIQGVKPSAHLVDYAMTKSCLISITKSLADQLGDKGIRINAVAPGPIWTALQISGGQPQDSLPEFGQDQPLKRAGQPAELASVYVLLASDEASYITGQLYGITGGAPIN from the coding sequence ATGAAAAACGAAAACCCTTTAAACAAATATTATTCAGGAAAATTTGAAAAACAATTACAACCTTACCCAGGCTTGCAAAGCAAAATGAACCCAGTGCCAGATACGGGGGAAGACACGTATCAAGGAGCAAACAAATTAGTTGGTAAAAAAGCTTTTGTCACAGGTGGAGATTCTGGTATTGGCCGGGCTGCTGTCATTGCTTACGCTAGAGAAGGCGCAGATGTTGCAATTAATTACCACCCTGATGAAGAATTAGATGCGCAAGAAGTGAAAGAAATAGTAGAAAAATCCGGTCGTAAGTGTATTTTATTACCTGGAGATTTACGAGATGAGAATTTTGCAAAAGAAGTTGTTAAAAAAGCTGTAAAGGAACTCGGTGGTTTAGATATTCTAGTGCTAAATGCGGGCATGCAACAATATGAACTCGATATTCAGAAATTATCTTCTACTCAATTGCGTGATACTTTTGAGGTGAATGTCTTTTCTGTTGTTTTTGCCATTCAAGAAGCATTGAATTACTTAAAAACAGGAGCAAGTATTATTGTAACCAGTTCTATTCAAGGTGTTAAACCAAGCGCACATCTGGTTGATTATGCAATGACAAAAAGTTGTTTAATTTCAATCACTAAAAGCTTAGCAGATCAATTAGGGGATAAAGGTATTCGAATCAATGCGGTTGCACCAGGACCAATTTGGACAGCACTACAAATTTCTGGGGGACAGCCACAAGATAGCTTGCCAGAATTTGGACAAGATCAGCCTCTAAAACGTGCAGGACAACCAGCAGAGCTTGCAAGTGTATATGTATTACTTGCTTCGGATGAGGCAAGTTATATTACTGGTCAGCTATATGGTATTACAGGTGGCGCACCAATTAATTAA
- a CDS encoding NUDIX domain-containing protein has translation MTEEFIKKEDALKNYSAKEFRTPDGYTSDMILTTVKELNGAPTLHILLIKRATTNAEGRPNIEGGKWAVPGGFVEENESAEQAAKRELQEETGLTDIPLTAFGVFDKPGRDPRGWIISRCFYAIVPSAALEKRAAGDDAADIGLFPMIEALELPLAFDHLEILKKAFSAITEEFLLSTAIRDFLPETFSAELLYQTLNGCTKPGILPDEVEFMENMEYLPYLEKVGDLYRFIADAEAGSIYF, from the coding sequence ATGACAGAAGAATTCATAAAAAAAGAAGACGCGTTAAAAAATTACAGTGCAAAAGAATTTCGGACACCAGACGGCTATACGAGTGACATGATTTTAACAACGGTCAAAGAATTAAATGGAGCTCCAACTTTACATATTTTATTAATAAAACGTGCGACTACAAATGCGGAAGGAAGACCAAATATCGAAGGTGGAAAATGGGCTGTTCCAGGAGGGTTTGTTGAAGAAAATGAGTCAGCCGAACAAGCGGCGAAACGAGAACTACAAGAAGAAACTGGTTTGACTGATATTCCACTCACTGCTTTTGGTGTATTTGATAAGCCAGGAAGGGATCCGCGAGGCTGGATTATCTCACGGTGTTTTTACGCGATTGTTCCATCAGCAGCTTTGGAAAAACGTGCGGCCGGGGACGATGCGGCGGATATTGGTCTTTTTCCGATGATCGAAGCACTAGAACTACCACTTGCTTTTGATCATTTAGAAATATTGAAAAAAGCGTTTAGCGCAATTACAGAAGAATTTTTATTGTCCACTGCGATTCGCGATTTCTTGCCAGAAACTTTTTCTGCTGAGTTGCTTTATCAAACGTTAAATGGTTGTACGAAACCAGGAATTTTACCTGATGAAGTCGAATTTATGGAAAACATGGAGTATCTGCCATATTTGGAAAAAGTGGGGGATCTATACAGATTTATTGCAGATGCAGAAGCAGGAAGTATTTATTTTTAA
- the rlmN gene encoding 23S rRNA (adenine(2503)-C(2))-methyltransferase RlmN, which produces MEKSSIYGLTWTKLTEWLEAHGQKKFRATQVWDWLYRKRVKTFEEMSNVPKETIELLMANFVMNTLEAQVVQESTDGTTKYLFKLSDGNLIETVMMKQEYGLSVCVTTQVGCNIGCTFCASGLLKKSRDLTAGEIVEQIMNVQHYLDDRQLEERVSHVVVMGIGEPFDNYDNVMDFLRVINHDKGLAIGARHITVSTSGLAPRIIDFANEDFQVNLAISLHAPNNELRTSIMRINKTYSIEKLMEAIHYYVEKTNRRITFEYIMLKGVNDHKKEALELAALLGEHRHLAYVNLIPYNPVDEHIDYERSTKEDVLAFYDTLKKNGINCVIRREHGTDIDAACGQLRSKQIKRVGIRERMKQKQAATEE; this is translated from the coding sequence ATGGAAAAGAGCTCCATTTATGGATTAACATGGACAAAATTAACGGAATGGTTAGAAGCACACGGCCAAAAGAAGTTCCGCGCGACACAAGTATGGGACTGGCTTTATAGAAAACGCGTCAAAACTTTTGAAGAAATGAGTAACGTTCCAAAAGAAACAATTGAGCTATTAATGGCAAATTTTGTCATGAACACTTTAGAAGCGCAAGTGGTACAAGAATCCACTGATGGTACGACAAAATATTTATTTAAGTTAAGTGACGGTAATTTAATTGAAACCGTAATGATGAAGCAAGAGTATGGTTTATCTGTTTGCGTAACGACTCAAGTTGGTTGTAACATTGGCTGTACTTTTTGCGCAAGTGGACTACTGAAGAAAAGTCGTGATTTAACTGCTGGAGAAATTGTCGAGCAGATTATGAACGTGCAACATTATTTAGATGATCGTCAGTTGGAAGAGCGTGTGAGCCATGTGGTTGTTATGGGGATTGGTGAACCATTTGATAACTATGATAACGTGATGGATTTCTTACGAGTGATTAATCATGATAAAGGACTCGCAATTGGTGCAAGGCATATTACAGTTTCAACTAGTGGTCTTGCTCCAAGAATTATTGATTTTGCGAATGAAGATTTTCAAGTTAACTTGGCAATTTCACTTCATGCGCCGAATAACGAACTACGGACGAGCATTATGCGCATTAACAAAACTTATTCGATTGAAAAACTTATGGAAGCTATTCACTACTATGTCGAAAAAACAAACCGCCGCATCACTTTCGAGTATATTATGCTAAAAGGTGTGAATGATCATAAAAAAGAAGCGCTTGAATTAGCTGCACTTCTTGGAGAGCATCGTCATTTGGCGTATGTCAACTTAATTCCTTATAACCCAGTGGATGAACATATTGATTATGAACGGAGCACCAAAGAAGATGTACTTGCTTTTTATGACACCTTAAAGAAAAACGGTATTAATTGCGTGATTCGTCGTGAGCATGGAACTGATATTGATGCAGCCTGCGGACAACTTCGCAGCAAACAAATTAAACGCGTTGGTATACGTGAACGAATGAAACAAAAACAAGCAGCCACGGAAGAATAA
- a CDS encoding GyrI-like domain-containing protein: MEVEIVERNTFSAIGKKRTFSVKNEGQKEKISQFWQEANENGDINRISELAEFATIDAILGVCSMNPEQFAKEEMDYYIAIESEQTPPTDMEKIIIPASKWAIFRSVGPMPSAIQEVWQYVFGEWLPSSNYQHGPGPELEVYSEGDTSGPDYYAEVWIPVIEKL; this comes from the coding sequence ATGGAAGTAGAAATCGTTGAAAGAAATACTTTTTCAGCAATAGGAAAAAAACGTACTTTTTCCGTTAAAAATGAAGGTCAAAAAGAGAAAATTAGCCAATTTTGGCAAGAAGCAAATGAAAATGGAGATATTAATCGAATTTCTGAACTAGCAGAATTTGCTACGATTGACGCGATATTAGGTGTCTGTTCGATGAATCCAGAACAATTTGCCAAAGAAGAAATGGATTATTATATTGCTATCGAGTCTGAACAAACTCCACCAACCGATATGGAAAAAATAATAATTCCCGCAAGTAAATGGGCCATTTTTAGATCAGTCGGACCGATGCCATCAGCTATTCAAGAAGTTTGGCAGTATGTTTTTGGTGAATGGTTGCCATCAAGTAACTACCAACATGGACCAGGACCAGAGCTAGAAGTTTATTCAGAAGGCGATACCTCAGGGCCAGATTATTATGCAGAAGTCTGGATTCCGGTTATTGAAAAATTATAA
- a CDS encoding PH domain-containing protein: protein MFDKLMGKASVVTESSYGIERFLDEDEQIIRVFKFVRDELIITSKGIFNVDAQGLTGKKVEYKFFPVKALKHISIETAGTLDRDFDLKIGVDGNTVVTQNTSYSAPLTLKVHKNDTELGMELFKTIKGML, encoded by the coding sequence ATGTTTGATAAGTTAATGGGAAAAGCTTCAGTAGTTACCGAGTCTTCTTATGGAATTGAAAGATTTTTAGATGAAGATGAGCAAATTATTCGTGTTTTTAAATTTGTAAGAGATGAATTAATTATTACATCCAAAGGAATTTTTAATGTAGATGCACAAGGTCTAACAGGGAAGAAAGTGGAATATAAATTTTTCCCAGTAAAAGCATTGAAACACATTTCTATTGAAACAGCTGGAACTTTGGATCGAGATTTTGACTTGAAAATTGGTGTTGACGGGAATACAGTAGTGACACAAAATACTTCATACTCTGCACCATTAACATTAAAAGTACATAAAAATGATACAGAACTAGGTATGGAACTCTTTAAAACAATTAAAGGAATGTTGTAA
- a CDS encoding LysR family transcriptional regulator — protein sequence MNLRQLYYFKKLAEKEHYTIAAAELSITQPSLSHSIAELERELGVYLFEKQGRNIRLTKYGRFYLTYVEKSLAELEKGEKLLHELTSPSHGNIDLGFIYTMGAHTVPELVQNFTKSEAHKDITFSFYQGATKSIIPDLKNEKFDLAICSYVENEPDIEFLPLTKQELVIVVAENHPLAQYDSIDLKDTADYSYIFFSDTSGLRPLIDSLFTEIGIQPKIGCYVEEDTAMVGLVSVDYGISIMPKISSLAHYNVKVLSINEPKHDRFIYLASLKNHYISPASKTFKDFALHYSEKHFL from the coding sequence ATGAATTTGCGTCAATTATATTACTTTAAAAAACTAGCTGAAAAGGAACACTATACTATCGCCGCTGCCGAACTATCTATTACGCAGCCTAGCCTAAGCCATTCCATCGCTGAGTTAGAGCGCGAACTTGGTGTTTATTTATTTGAAAAACAAGGTCGTAATATTCGTTTAACTAAATATGGCCGCTTTTATTTAACTTATGTAGAAAAATCACTTGCAGAACTCGAAAAAGGGGAAAAACTGCTGCACGAATTAACAAGCCCTTCTCACGGGAATATTGATTTAGGCTTTATTTACACTATGGGGGCGCATACTGTTCCAGAATTAGTTCAAAATTTCACGAAATCTGAAGCACATAAAGATATTACATTTTCCTTTTATCAAGGAGCGACTAAATCGATTATTCCTGACTTAAAAAATGAAAAATTCGACCTAGCCATTTGCTCCTACGTCGAAAATGAGCCCGATATTGAATTTTTACCATTAACCAAGCAAGAACTTGTGATTGTTGTCGCTGAAAATCATCCACTGGCGCAGTATGACTCAATTGATTTGAAAGATACTGCTGATTATTCCTACATATTCTTTTCGGATACGAGTGGGCTTAGACCGCTAATAGATTCCCTTTTTACCGAAATAGGTATTCAACCAAAAATTGGCTGTTATGTAGAAGAAGATACGGCAATGGTTGGTCTTGTAAGCGTCGATTACGGTATTTCTATTATGCCAAAAATATCTTCACTAGCGCACTATAATGTGAAAGTTTTATCGATTAACGAGCCAAAACATGACCGTTTTATTTACCTAGCAAGTTTGAAAAACCACTATATATCTCCCGCTTCCAAGACTTTCAAAGATTTTGCATTACACTACAGCGAAAAGCATTTCTTATAG
- a CDS encoding nitroreductase: MIKNIIMERRSIKKANDEPISRETINTLLEQAAYAPFHSKVEPWSVYVLHTLEEKEHYIEKIIAFNEREQGVTFSEAEIADLKAGYAKKIITPPYLLIVTTNIIGHGKKDFESIGATSAFIQNMQLLGWEAGIGMIWRTNRFIFDTKFAEDLGIPSEQKIVGTLHLTTLSEIPEPKPRRPLNDWVKDLADL, from the coding sequence ATGATAAAAAATATAATAATGGAACGTCGCAGTATTAAAAAAGCAAACGACGAACCAATTTCAAGAGAAACAATCAATACACTGTTGGAACAAGCGGCATATGCGCCTTTTCATAGTAAAGTAGAGCCGTGGAGCGTTTATGTTTTGCATACTCTTGAGGAAAAAGAGCATTACATTGAAAAAATAATTGCATTCAATGAGCGGGAACAAGGGGTGACTTTTTCAGAAGCAGAAATAGCAGATTTAAAAGCTGGCTATGCGAAGAAAATTATCACGCCTCCTTATTTATTAATCGTGACGACAAATATCATCGGCCACGGTAAGAAAGATTTTGAATCGATTGGAGCAACAAGTGCTTTTATTCAAAACATGCAACTACTTGGTTGGGAAGCAGGAATTGGCATGATTTGGCGCACAAATAGATTTATTTTTGATACAAAATTTGCAGAGGACCTAGGTATTCCTAGTGAGCAAAAGATCGTCGGGACACTACATTTAACGACATTATCGGAAATTCCAGAACCAAAGCCCCGAAGGCCTCTAAATGATTGGGTAAAGGACTTGGCAGATTTGTAA
- the rpmF gene encoding 50S ribosomal protein L32: MAVPARRTSKAKKNKRRTHKGLTAPGLSRDSETGEYRMSHRISPDGTYNGRTIIEK; the protein is encoded by the coding sequence ATGGCAGTTCCAGCTAGACGTACGTCCAAAGCGAAGAAAAACAAGCGTCGTACGCATAAAGGCCTAACAGCACCAGGTTTGAGTCGCGATAGTGAAACAGGAGAATACCGGATGTCACACCGTATTTCCCCAGATGGCACTTATAATGGTCGTACAATTATCGAAAAATAA
- the isdG gene encoding heme oxygenase IsdG has protein sequence MIIVTNTIKVEKGAAEHVIRQFTGENGDGHPTKDIAEVEGFLGFELWHSKPEDKDYEEVVVTSKWESEEAQRNWVKSDSFKKAHGRTKDSRAQREDRKGIVGNEIARFEVVHVQNPVVIEK, from the coding sequence ATGATTATTGTAACTAATACGATTAAAGTAGAAAAAGGTGCAGCAGAGCATGTTATCCGTCAATTTACTGGTGAAAATGGCGACGGACACCCAACAAAGGATATCGCTGAAGTAGAAGGTTTTCTAGGTTTTGAACTTTGGCATAGCAAACCAGAAGACAAAGATTATGAAGAAGTAGTGGTGACAAGTAAGTGGGAAAGCGAAGAAGCGCAACGCAATTGGGTGAAAAGTGATTCCTTCAAAAAAGCACACGGAAGAACAAAAGATTCTAGAGCACAAAGAGAAGATCGTAAAGGCATTGTCGGAAACGAAATTGCTCGCTTTGAAGTCGTACATGTGCAAAATCCTGTAGTTATTGAAAAATAA